In Nostoc edaphicum CCNP1411, the sequence ATTATACTCCGCAACCGCTTTGGGTTTTCTCTTGCCCAGATGGCGGCTAATTTGCCTGTCCACGAGTGACTAACAATATGGGCAAAAGTCCATCCAAGATGATCCATGAGTGCTTCGAGGTCTGCGATCGCACTCTCAAAGCTATAATCTATCTCTGGCTTGCTACTTTGGCCATGTCCGCGCATATCTGGTGCCACTATGTGGTAATCTGCCGCCAAATAATCTCCTAAACTAGACCACACCAAAGCATGATCGCCTAAACCATGTAACAGCAGTAAAGGTTCTTGACCTTGGTTCCACTCTAAATAAGAAAGTTGGATATCAGGTTTTGATAAAGTTTGACGCACAGGCATCATTGCACATCCAGCTGTAGATAGTTTTGCGTTTATATGGTACTGCGAAGGACTGGGGACTGGGGACTGGGAGACAAGGGAGACAAGAATAACTAATACCCAAATGCCCAATGCCCCATGCCCCATGCCCCATTCCCCATGCCCCAATCCAATTGTTACCAATTACCACTTTATGACTCTGAGGATTGTACCAATTGACACGAAACAATAAGGCTAATGAATGCCAAGATCAAAAATAAAGGATGCCCCAAGGATATTGAAAGTACTATGCCAGAATTACACCAATCAATTGCCCAGCATTATCACGAACGGACTAAATACAATCCTGAGACTCTCGCCTCTAAAAATCAGCGGTTGGACTGGACTAAACAGCCAGTGCCCTTTAAAGAGTACAAAATTGGCTCTACTTTTGATCTCAAACCCTATATCCAAGAAAAAGCAGAGGCTTATGCTAATAATCCAGATGCTCAATGGTGGCAAAGACTCTCAAGGCTGTTGTTTCGCAGCTATGGATTGACGGCGAAAATGCCTTCTATGGGGAGTGCTGTGTATTTACGCGCTGCTCCCAGTGCAGGCGGGTTATACCCTGCCGAAGTGTATGTGGTTTCCCGTGGTACGTCGTTATTGCCGCCTGGTCTATATAACTACCAGTGTCGGACTCATTCTCTTATGCATTATTGGGAAAGTGATGTTTGGCAAACTCTCCAAGCAGCTTGTTTCTGGCATCCTTCTCTAGAAAATACCCAACTGGCAATTATTGTCACTGCGGTATTCTATCGTTCTGCGTGGCGTTATGAAGATCGGGCTTATCGGCGGATTTTCCTAGATACGGGACACTTGTTGGGTAATATCGAGTTAGCTGCTGCAATTACTGATTATCGTCCCCATTTAATCGGCGGCTTTGTGGATGAATCAGTTAATAATCTGCTTTATGTTGATCCGCAACAAGAAGGTGCGATCGCTGTCTTACCTCTGGCAGACTTGTTAGATGTTAATCAAAATTTGCCATTGGGATGTACTGCTTTACCTTCCGCTACCGAAACTAGTTATCCTCAAATCCCCGATGGTGAATTGCTGACATACTTCCATCAACACACCCAGATCCAATCAGGTATTACTGGTAATCTCAATCTACCAACTATCAAACAAGAAAAATCTTTGGAGGATAAATATAACTTTCCTTTCTGTTTGAAAATTCCCACCATCACCGCACCTATAGACTGGGGACAAAAGCTGTCAGAACTGGAAATCACTATGTACAAGCGACGCTCTACCCGTGCCTACAATGGCGATGATTTAAGCTTCGATGAATTGAAAAGTTTACTTGATTTCACTTACCAACCACAAAATTACATCGACCAAAGTTTAGATATTTCTCCAGACTATTTTGATCTGAATTTAATAGAAACATTCATTGCCGTTTGCGGAGTTAAAGGATTGGAGGCGGGTTGTTACTATTACGCACCCAAAGCCCAAGAATTACGCCAAATTCGGTTTAAAAACTTTCGGCGAGAGTTACATTTTCTCTGTTTGGGACAAGAATTGGGGCGGGATGCCGCAGCGGTATTGTTTCATACAGCCGATCTAAAAGCTGCGATCGCACAATATGGCGATCGCGTTTACCGTTACTTACACATGGATGCTGGTCATTTGGGACAGCGTTTAAATTTAGCCGCAATGCACCTGAATGTCGGCGTCAGTGGTATCGGTGGATTCTTTGATGACCAAGTAAATGAAGTCTTGGGTATACCTACTGATGAAGCTGTTTTATATATCACTACATTAGGACGCCCAAGATAAAATATAGCGCAGACCACCGCAAATAATGCCAAGTCCACAAAGATTCTTATCTACGAGAAGCTACACGTAGCTTGCCGTAGAAGTATGCGGTTCATTTCCTAACCTAAACTTTTGGCAGTAAATATATTCTGTAAAAAATTTTACCTTATAGAATGATTTTACGGTGGTACAATCATTACTTCAGTGTTGCCGTAAATTGTCAACTTTTTTTGGGGTTCGATGTGGTTTAATTTCGGGAAATACTTCTTGAAGCTTTGCTGTAGTAAACTATCGTAAATTTAGCTCAGGAGTTTGGAGTGGAGTTATCAATCTCCGTATATTTCCGTATTATTACTTGTTTTATAACTCCTTAGTATTACCAAGTGAACTTTCTTGCTAAATTTATTTATTGATGAGGTTGCAAAAACTGCCTATAGTTTGATAAAAATACTGATGGTACATATTATTTTTTGCAACCCACCCTTAGAGGATGTTTGAAAAGTATTTCTCTGTAACTTTAGGCACTTTAGATCCCCCCTAACCCCCTTTTTAAGGGGGGAACCGGAGTCAAAGTCCCCCAATTTATCGGGGAATTTAGGGGGATCTAAAACTTTTGATACCGACAAAAGGACTTTTCAAACAACCTTTTAAGCAAACCCAAGTACCCATTCAAATGAAGGAAATCATTTCCACAAAAAATAAATATCTTAACAATCTTGTAGAGTAAAAACATTGGTTAACTTCAGCATAGGCTTTAGCTAATTTAATTTGGCATTACAAACATTCAGAAAAACACAATTTTCATTCCGCAGATTTTAATTATTTTGTTTAAATCTGATAATTAATAAAACTTTTGTAACACAACCACTAATGCTATTTCCTGAAAATGAAAGACAACGTATAGAAGTACTTAATCAATATCAAATTTTAGATACGCCACCGGAAGAAGTTTTTAATGAACTAGCTCAACTAGCTGCTAACTTTTGTGAAACACCAATCGCCCTGATTAGTCTAGTTGATGCAGAACGAGAGTGGTTCAAGTCAAAAATTGGAGTAACTATATCGGAGGTTCCTCGGAGCATTTCTTTTGGTAATTATACTATCTTGCAAAGTCAAATATTAATCATCCCGGACACTTTGCAAGACGAACGGTTTGTTACAAATCCCCTTGTAATATCAAATAATTATTTTCGTTTCTATGCAGGAGTTCCCCTAATTAACTCAAGTGGTTTTGCATTAGGTAGTCTTTGTGTAATTGATTTTTCACCACGAAACTTGAGTGTTAAAGAGCAAGTAGCCTTACAACAGTTGGCTCGACAGGTAATCAGGTATTTAGAATTACATCGACAAAAACTTATTGATGATAGCCAAAGGAGTTTTAATCTCCTTTTTTCTAAAAATCCCAATCCAATGTGGGTATATGACCAGAATAATCTGCAATTTTTAGATGTAAATGAAGCTGCTGTTATTCACTACGGATACTCACGAGAAGAGTTCTTGCAAATGCGAATAACTGACATTTGCACTCCAGAAAATATGCATATTTTTCTGGAATATTTAGCAAAAAAACACTCTAACTTACACTTTACTGGACAATGGCGACATCGGCGAAAAGATGGACAGGTTATTGATGTTGAAATTGTCACACATTTAATAGACTATGCTTGTCACCAAGCTCATTTGGTTAATATCCGAGACATCACAGAACATAAACAAATAGAAATAACTCTTCAGGAAAGTGAAGCGAGATTTCAAGTTGTTTCTGAAGCTATTCCTGTTCCATTCATTATTTCCCGTGCATCTGATGGGTTGATTTTATACGCTAATCCAGAGTTGCTTCAAACATTTCGGTTCTCTCCAGAGTATTTAATAAATCGCAAAAATTTATTAGATTTATATCATAATTTGGCAGATTTAGAAGTGCTATTAAAACTTCTCAATCAACATGGTTTTATTCATAATTATGAACTTCAATTAAAAAGAGCAGATGGAACTTATTTTTGGGCGATAACTTCACTACAATATTTCAAATTCAACAATGAATCATCGATTTTAACAGTATTCTATGATATTAATGACCGAAAAAATGCTGAAACAAAACTCCAAGAGCAAAATGAGTTTTTGCGGATAATTTTTGAGAGTATACCGTTGATGATTGCCCTCATTGCTCCCAATGGTAAACTTCAATGGGTGAACCAAGAATGGGAAAATATTCTCGGTTGGAAACTTCAAGATTGCCAAACTTATGATGTATTGGAAGCGTTATACCCTAATCCTGAATATCGACAGTATGTAATAAATTTTGTTCAGTCCGCACAACGCAATTGGGGTGACTTTAGAACTCAAGTGCGCGATGGTCGTTTATTGGATACGTCTTGGACTAATATTAAACTTTCAAATGGTCAAATTATTGGTATTGGGCAAGATATCACAGAACGTAAGCAAACTGAATTAGCCCTAAAAGCCCAAGCCGAGCGGGAGCAATTGATGCGGACTGTTGCTCAACGGATTCGTCAATCTTTGAATCTCCAAGATATTTTGAATGCAACAGTTCAAGAAGTGCGAGATTTACTTGGGGTTGATCGAGTAGTAGTTTATCAGTTTGACTCAGAGATGATCGGCACAATTGTGGCAGAATCGGTGGAACCTGGATGGACAGTTTCTTTGGGTGTAGAGATTCATGATACGTGTTTTCAAATAGGTGCAGGAGTGGAGTATTATCAGGGACGCAAACGAGCGATCGCTAATATTTACGAAGCTGGACTCACTGATTGCCATGTTCGCCTGTTAGAACAGTTTGAAGTCAAAGCAAATTTAGTTGTACCCATATTGCTAGAAGTAGGCTCTCAAAGCCCCGGCTCTCACCTTTGGGGTTTACTGGTTGCTCACCAATGCTCCGGTTTCCGCCATTGGGAAGAAAATCAATTAGATTTGCTCGATCAACTTACAGTCCAATTAGCGATCGCAATTCAACAATCCAGCATCTTTGAGCAAGCTCAAACTGAACTTGTTCAAAAGCAAAAAGCTCAAGTGAAATTAAAAAATGCCTTGGCTGAAAAAGAAGTTCTCTTAAAGGAAGTTCATCATCGAGTTAAAAATAATTTGCAAATTGTCTCCAGCTTATTACAACTTCAGACCCAAACACTCAAAGATCCGGAAGTAATCAAAGTCCTTCGAGAAAGTCAGAACCGAATTGAATCAATATCTCTAATTCATAAGAATTTGTATACTTCCGCTAATATTGGGCAAATTGATGTTGCTGACTATATCCATAATTTAGCAACAAGCTTGCTAATTTCCTATCAAATATGGCCGGGTAAAATTGCACTAGAAATTGATATAGAACCATTAAATTTAAATGTTGACCAGGCTATTGCCTGTGGATTGGTTATTAACGAATTAATTTCCAATGCCCTCAAGCATGCTTTTCCCAACCAACAAGCAGGCACAATCAGCATTGCTCTACGCAATATCGGTAATAGTATCGAGATGACTATCCGAGATAATGGGATTGGTTTACCAGATAATTTAGATTGGACAAATACTGATTCTTTGGGTCTGTCGTTAGTATATGACTTGGTTATAGAACAACTAGAAGGCAGCATTACTCTAGAACGAAATCATGGAACAGGATTCAAAATCCAATTCACGCAGTTAACTTTGCATCAATAAATATCAAATGGGTCAAGCTAAGATTTTAGTCGTTGAAGATGAAGTGATTGTGGCTAGAACTATTGCTAGCCAACTCACTCAATTAGGATACATTGTTACGGGTACAGCTTCATCTGGAAAAGTTGCCATTGCCAAAGCATCGGCAACTCAACCAGAACTAGTATTAATGGATATTATTCTTAAAGGTGAGATGGATGGTATTGCTACCGCTAGTCAGATTCGTGAACAGTTAGATGTACCCATAATTTATTTAACTGCTTATGGTGACGACCATACTTTAGAAAGAGCCAAACTTACCCAACCATTCGGATACATTGTTAAACCATTTACTACAAAAGATTTAAGAATAGCGATCGAGATCGGTCTTTTAAAACACCAATTAGAACGAGAACTGCGAGAAAATCGAGATCAGTTAGCAACCCTTTTAAATTCGATGAGTGATGCTGTCATCGCTACCAATGAGCAGGGAGCAGTGACATTCATGAATCCCGCAGCTGAAGCGCTGACTGGCTGGCAGCAAAAAGATGCTTTAGGAAATGAGGCCACGAAAATTTTTCATATTGTCGATGAAGTTACAGAGACTACATTAGAAAACCCTGTGACAAAAGTGCTACGGGAGCAACAGGTTGTTTATTTAGGGGAATTCACATCCCTGATTACAAAAAACGGAAAAAGAATTCCAATTGGTGATAGTGCTTCACCACTGAAGCGAGGATCTGACCAGATAAATGGTGTAGTAGTTGTTTTCTGGGATCTTAGCGAACGACGCCAAACAAAATTGCTAGAGCAAGCATTGGAGAAGGAGCAAGAACTTAACCGTCTCAAGTCACTATTTATCTCTACAGTATCTCATGAGTTTCGTAATCCCCTAACTGTTATTCAAACAGCAGTAGAACTCATTGAAATGCAAGGAGCAAATTTGACAGATGCAAAAAGAGGCGTTTATTTAAAGCGAATTCAAGGTGCTGTGCAATCTATGGAAAAACTCATGGAAGAAGTGCTGTTTATGGGCCGAGCGGAAGCAGAAAAACTCATATACAACCCCGCCGGACTTAACTTAGAGAATTTTTGTCGAGAGTTAGTCGAAGATTTTTCTATTGTTGAAAGTAGGGTATGTGAAATTGTTTTTACCTGTCATAGCGAGAACACGTCTGCTGTAATGGATGAAGGACTCTTACATTACATGTTGATAAATCTACTCTCAAACGCGGTTAAATATTCTCCCAGAGGAGGCAACATTCAGCTTGATTTAATATGCGACCCGATTGAGAAAGTAGCAATTTTTTATATTCAAGATCAAGGTATGGGCATTCCCGAACCAGACCAAACTCGACTTTTTGAATCATTCTACCGAGCCTCAAATGTCCAATCAATTCAGGGTACTGGATTGGGGTTAGTAATCGTTAAAAGGTGCGTTGATGCTCATAGGGGTAAAATCAGTGTCACAAGTCAAGTTGGAGTTGGTACTAAATTTACAGTAATTTTGCCCTTAAATTCCGAATCATCCTTGATTGAAGCTATTAAAGAGGGAACGGAGAGTAATAGAAAAGAGGATTTAGACCCCACCTAAAACAGTCCGCACTTAGTTGCGTATTTATCTTACTCTCGGAGAGAGAACTCTTAATTATTCCCTATTCCCTATTCCCTATTCCCTGTTCCCTTTGGTAATGACGCCATTTTTCTTGTTGACGCGCTCTTTTCTCTTCGGTGAGGCTATCAAAACAATAGGGACAAGAGATACCTTGCTCATACTTTGGAGACACCTTATCTTCCTCAGAAATCGGACGCCCACAACAGAAGCACCGCTCACAACTCCCTTCTTCCAATCCATGACTAACAGCTACCCGCTCATCAAAGACAAAACATTCGCCTTGCCATAAACTTTCTTGTGCTGGAACTTCCTCCAAATACTTGAGAATGCCGCCTTTGAGATGATAGACTTCTGCAAAACCTTGGGCAAGCATGAAGGATGAGGCTTTTTCACAGCGAATGCCGCCTGTACAAAACAGAGCAACCTTTGTGTGTTTAGCTGGGTCGAGATGGTGACGCACATAATCGGGGAATTCTCGGAATGAGCCAGTTTGGGGATTTTCTGCGCCTTGGAAAGTACCGATATTCACCTCATAATCATTGCGGGTATCAATCACGGTTACTTCTGGATCAGAAATTAGATCATTCCATTCCTGGGGGCTGACATAAGTACCAACTTGCTCATTTGGGTCAATTTCCGGCAACCCTAAAGTGACAATTTCTGGCTTCAACCGCACCTTCATCCGCTCAAAGGGCGGAGTTTCGGCATAGGACTCTTTAGATTCTAGGTCTGCTAAACGGGGGTCAGAACGCAAAAACCAGAGAACTGAGTCAATGGACTGACGCGAACCTGCAATTGTACCGTTAATGCCCTCTTGTGCTAGCAAAATAGTCCCCTTGACATCTTGAGCTTGGCAGTAAGACAGCAGAGGAGCTCGTTTCTCGGCAAAATCTGGCAGCTTGACAAATTTATACAGTGCTGCAACCACTTGGATATTTTCTGGCTTCATCCCTTTGATAATGGAACAATATAAGTTACAATAGCAACGACAATCAAAGTTACCTACTATTTTAATTTTACGGGGGTTTAGCTCAGTTGGTAGAGCGCCTGCTTTGCAAGCAGGATGTCAGCGGTTCGAGTCCGCTAACCTCCATTAAAGATGTTTATTGAAGTGTGTGATGCCTACGGTAGCGATCGTTGACGCACATATCAGGGACTACCAAATAAAAACCCCATCACTATGAAGGAATGGGGTTTTTATTTGGTAGACAAGGGGAAAGGGAAGTTGGTATTGCATCCAATTGCCCCAATTTCAAAGTCGTACTTAGTTAGATAAGTCTCTGGATAAGGAGGTGAACTGTGACTTGACAGCACTAAGGTAATTTTGATCGTTCAAAATTTGTGGGGGTAATTTGTTAGCACTAATAGCAGCCTTAACTAAATCTTCCGCAACAATATTTCTGTTCTGGCGTTCAAAAATCAGATTTCCTCCACTCGGAATGCCCTGCTGCTCTAAACCACCTTGGTAAGCAAGAGAAACAAGATTGAAGGGTTGGAGATAACTAGTAGCAGTAGTAGAATTGACAGCAAGTTTGATTGGCTCATTCTTTACATCAGTGGTAATACTAGCACTGGCGTAATTGTTATTTGTGGCTGGTTGAGCGTTAGCAATTCCAGATGTGAGGGCAACAAAAGCAATAATAGCCGCAGAATTTATAAAAGTTGTAAGTTTCATCGAGTTATCCTTAAGTAGCTGGGGTTTAATTAATCTTTTTTACTCAAAGTGTTCCCTTTGTTATAAACTTTATTCTCCTATACTTAGCTCATCCGATCGGTTGAATTTTTTCTCACCCATTCGGGTGAAGTTATGAAGCTATCGGGAATAGTGTAGTCATAAACATTTAGGGAATTCCAAGTAATAAAATATCCCAATATTTCTTGTTGTAGTATGGACGTATCGACTGTCCTGTGAACTGGGCAAGGTTTCCATCCCACCCACAAGTAGTAGTCATGTATTGGTTGGGAAAAGTGGAAATATAGGGCGATTAAGTACTGCGACAATAAGCGTCTTAGTTAGCATCATCCAGAACCAGTTAATCAAAGTTGGACTTACTATAGAACTACTATTTTATTTTTGAAAAAATACCGTACATCTCAAAAAGCCTGATTGCCTATTGCCTGCCTATCGTGCTTCTCTGCGAGACGCTTCTTTACCAGAGGCTTGTCTGCGACACGCTCCGCGAATGCCAACGCGAACGCGCACCACACAAGTAAGTTCAAAAATCAAAGCGGATTCTGATATCTATATAATACTTAGGGGGTTGTTTGAAAAAGCGTCCATTGGGATTAGTAGCAATTGTTCTCTACAAATCATTTGCCGCTTTGCTGCTTATGGTTACTTCGATCGCTTTATTATTGACATTAAAAAATTATCAAACTCTAGAGGCTTTTTCAGAGAATTATGTTTTAGAAGGTAAATCGATGATTATTAATTGGCTTTTAAAGAAAGTTATTAACTTAAATCCTCGAACCTTGGCATTTAGCAGTATTGGAACAGGAATATATGCTATTGTTACTACTATTGAAGCCATTGGTTTATGGTACGAAAAACGTTGGGCACATGTCTTGGTATTGGGACTTGTCGGTATCAGTATTCCACCAGAGATTTATGAATTAATTCAGGGTATCTCTCCTATAAAAATGTTTATTTTTGTGTTGAACTTAGCAGTGTTTGGCTATTTATTCCGAAATTTTCCTAAACATCAAACCACTGCGCGGAGTCATTAGTTATTAGTCATTAGTCCAAGAGAAACACGCCCACTCTTTTAAGAAGCTCCAGGTTTACGCAAAACTAAGACCCCACGTTGTACAATCGCTAAAAATACAATCTGGAGAGCGACTTGCCTAGATCGATTCACTCTACTCAACCACCACTGAAATTTATTCCCCAACGATTGAACCCACTGGTACTCCAGATTGTTCGGTGGTTATTGCCGATCGCACTACGGTTTCGCACTCGCCCTTGGCTACCAGCTGGAATTGTCAAGATTGAAGCCACGAATGTTGAGGTATTAGCTGAACTTTATCAACAATTCCAGGCTGGAAAAATTCGTTTTTTGTTGGCATTTCGCCACCCAGAGGTGGAAGATCCCCTCTGTATGCTGTATTTGCTTTCTCGCATTGTGCCACAAGTCGCTCGTCAGGAAGGTATTACACTACAATCCCTGGTTCACAGCTATTTTCTTTATGACCGAGGTATGACGGTTTGGGCTGGAAAATGGCTAGGTTGGTTGTTCTCTCGACTGGGAGGTGTGCCGGTTCATCGCGGTAGGCGACTAGATAGGCAAGCTATTCAAACTGCACGAGAGTTGTTTGCTAATGGCGAATTACCGATCGCAGTGGCACCCGAAGGCGGTACTAATGGTCATAGTGGTATTGTTAGTCCACTGGAACCAGGTGTTGCTCAAATGGGGTTCTGGTGTGCAGAAGACTTGCAAAAAGCTAACCGGACTGAGACTGTGATCATTTTGCCGATCGCTATCCAATATCGTTACGCCGAGCCACCTTGGTCTAAACTAGATTGGCTGTTGAGTAAGTTGGAAGCTGATAGTGGCTTACCAGTAAAGGAAATTGATTCGGGTAATCGCGAAGAGATTTACTATCAACGCCTCTGTAGGTTAGCTGAATATCTGATTACCGAGATGGAAGAATTTTATCGTCGCTTCTATCATCAAGACATCCCAAAAACCATCTCAATTGATGAATCTGCTACTCCTAATCAGGTATTAATTGCCCGACTGCATCGCTTACTAGATAAGGCATTACAAGTTACCGAGGAATATTTTGGAGTTCAGGCGCAGGGTAATTTTATTGACCGCTGTCGCCGCTTGGAAGAAGCTGGCTGGAATTACATTTATCGGGAAGATTTGCCAGATATCAAGGCTTTAGCACCCTTTAAACGCGGTTTAGCAGACTGGATTGCAGAGGAAGCAGACTTGCGAATGCGGCACATGCGGATAGTGGAAAGTTTTGTTGCAGTCACAGCTACCTATATTCAGGAACAACCGACGACGGAACGGTTTGCGGAAACAGCTTTGCTTATTTTCGATATGCTTTCCCGAATTCAAGATACAACGCTTCCGGGGCGACCTCGGTTAGGTTTGCGACAGGCACAAATCACTGTGGGGGAGCCAATTTTAGTTACGGAACGCTTTCGCAATTGTCAGGGCGATCGCCTCGCGTCTAGACAAGCTGTGAGCGATTTGACAAAAGATTTACAGGTTGCTTTGGAGAAGATGATTAGTTGAAGGAGGCAGGAAGCAGGAAGCAGGACAATACGGTTCGGTTAAGGCTTTTTGATGAAAATTTTAGATCACAAAGATTCGATAATTTATCACAAAGACGCGATAAATCGCCGTCTCTACAATAATTGGTCTTTTGTAGAGACGGCGATTCATCGCGTCTTTTGCCTTAACTCTCTCACCGATACAGCCAAACCCGAAGTAGTGAAAGCAGTTGTTCAGTATCTACAGGTTTGGTGATGTAGTCAGATGCTCCAGCTTGGATGCACTTTTCCTTGTCGCCTGGCATAGCTTTGGCAGTTAAAGCAATTATTGGTAAGGAACGAAACTGTTGTTGCTGGCGGATGGCGCGGGTGGTTTCGTAACCATCCATTTCCGGCATCATGATATCCATTAAAACTATATTAATCTCAGGATTAGTTTGGAGCTTCTCTATGCCATCCCTGCCATTTTCGGCAAATAGCACTTGCATTTGATAGCTTTCTAAAAAGCTGGTGAGGGCAAAAATATTTCGCAGATCATCATCTACAATCAGAATTTTCCGATTAGCCAGCACCGGGTCAGTTTGATGTAGTTGCTCTAGCATTTGACGTTTTGGTGGCGGCAAATTTGCTTGTACCCGATGTAAGAATAGGGCAGTTTCGTCTAACAACCGCTCTGGCGATCGCACATTTTTAATGATAATTGTCTCTGCTAGCCCCCGCAGTTGGGTTTCTTCTTGGCGGCTGAGTTCTTTGCCGGTGTAAACGATAATCGGCAGTTTCAACAGCCTGGGTTCAAGTTTTATCTGCTCAATTAGTGTAAACCCGCTCATATCGGGCAAACCCAGATCCAACACCATACAATCAAAATGGTGCGATCGCAAAATCGAGAGGGCTTCTGCTCCCGTACCCACTGCTGTACTTTGAACATCGCCATTACCGATCAGTTCGATAATACTTTGGGCTTGTACGGGGTCATCTTCTACGATCAGGAGATTTTTTACCTGACGCTCAATAAAGCCTTTAATCTCAGTCAATACTTGAGTTAGCGCTTCTGGAGAAACAGGTTTTTGTAGATAGGTAATCGCCCCTAGATGTAATCCCCGTTGCTGTCTTTCATCAACAGAAAGTATGTGTACTGGTATATGTCTGGTATCTGGTCTATGCTTCAAACGATCCAGCACCGTCCAGCCATCCATCTCTGGCATGTGGATATCTAGCATAATCGCATTGGGTTTAAACTGTTGCGCGAGTGCTAGACCTTGTTTGCTGTGTAAGGCAACAATGGTTTTAAAGCCCTGCTCACGAGCCATATCTAGTAAGATGCGGGCGAATTTATCGTCATCCTCAATAATTAGTAAAACGCGATCGCCTGGTTGAATTATTTCCCGGTCATCTGGAATTTCGCTGGTGAAGGTAGTAAGTACTTTCGCTGATGCCGAAGTATCCACATTTGTGGATCTTTTTTCGGACATTGGCACTTCTTTTATGGTAGATGCCGTGCGAATAGAGGTAGTTGGCTCAGGGGGTGGTGTGGTGAGAGTATTTTTAGCATTCTTTTCCTGTCGCCTGGGTAA encodes:
- a CDS encoding SagB/ThcOx family dehydrogenase, whose translation is MPELHQSIAQHYHERTKYNPETLASKNQRLDWTKQPVPFKEYKIGSTFDLKPYIQEKAEAYANNPDAQWWQRLSRLLFRSYGLTAKMPSMGSAVYLRAAPSAGGLYPAEVYVVSRGTSLLPPGLYNYQCRTHSLMHYWESDVWQTLQAACFWHPSLENTQLAIIVTAVFYRSAWRYEDRAYRRIFLDTGHLLGNIELAAAITDYRPHLIGGFVDESVNNLLYVDPQQEGAIAVLPLADLLDVNQNLPLGCTALPSATETSYPQIPDGELLTYFHQHTQIQSGITGNLNLPTIKQEKSLEDKYNFPFCLKIPTITAPIDWGQKLSELEITMYKRRSTRAYNGDDLSFDELKSLLDFTYQPQNYIDQSLDISPDYFDLNLIETFIAVCGVKGLEAGCYYYAPKAQELRQIRFKNFRRELHFLCLGQELGRDAAAVLFHTADLKAAIAQYGDRVYRYLHMDAGHLGQRLNLAAMHLNVGVSGIGGFFDDQVNEVLGIPTDEAVLYITTLGRPR
- a CDS encoding PAS domain S-box protein; amino-acid sequence: MLFPENERQRIEVLNQYQILDTPPEEVFNELAQLAANFCETPIALISLVDAEREWFKSKIGVTISEVPRSISFGNYTILQSQILIIPDTLQDERFVTNPLVISNNYFRFYAGVPLINSSGFALGSLCVIDFSPRNLSVKEQVALQQLARQVIRYLELHRQKLIDDSQRSFNLLFSKNPNPMWVYDQNNLQFLDVNEAAVIHYGYSREEFLQMRITDICTPENMHIFLEYLAKKHSNLHFTGQWRHRRKDGQVIDVEIVTHLIDYACHQAHLVNIRDITEHKQIEITLQESEARFQVVSEAIPVPFIISRASDGLILYANPELLQTFRFSPEYLINRKNLLDLYHNLADLEVLLKLLNQHGFIHNYELQLKRADGTYFWAITSLQYFKFNNESSILTVFYDINDRKNAETKLQEQNEFLRIIFESIPLMIALIAPNGKLQWVNQEWENILGWKLQDCQTYDVLEALYPNPEYRQYVINFVQSAQRNWGDFRTQVRDGRLLDTSWTNIKLSNGQIIGIGQDITERKQTELALKAQAEREQLMRTVAQRIRQSLNLQDILNATVQEVRDLLGVDRVVVYQFDSEMIGTIVAESVEPGWTVSLGVEIHDTCFQIGAGVEYYQGRKRAIANIYEAGLTDCHVRLLEQFEVKANLVVPILLEVGSQSPGSHLWGLLVAHQCSGFRHWEENQLDLLDQLTVQLAIAIQQSSIFEQAQTELVQKQKAQVKLKNALAEKEVLLKEVHHRVKNNLQIVSSLLQLQTQTLKDPEVIKVLRESQNRIESISLIHKNLYTSANIGQIDVADYIHNLATSLLISYQIWPGKIALEIDIEPLNLNVDQAIACGLVINELISNALKHAFPNQQAGTISIALRNIGNSIEMTIRDNGIGLPDNLDWTNTDSLGLSLVYDLVIEQLEGSITLERNHGTGFKIQFTQLTLHQ
- a CDS encoding hybrid sensor histidine kinase/response regulator; this encodes MGQAKILVVEDEVIVARTIASQLTQLGYIVTGTASSGKVAIAKASATQPELVLMDIILKGEMDGIATASQIREQLDVPIIYLTAYGDDHTLERAKLTQPFGYIVKPFTTKDLRIAIEIGLLKHQLERELRENRDQLATLLNSMSDAVIATNEQGAVTFMNPAAEALTGWQQKDALGNEATKIFHIVDEVTETTLENPVTKVLREQQVVYLGEFTSLITKNGKRIPIGDSASPLKRGSDQINGVVVVFWDLSERRQTKLLEQALEKEQELNRLKSLFISTVSHEFRNPLTVIQTAVELIEMQGANLTDAKRGVYLKRIQGAVQSMEKLMEEVLFMGRAEAEKLIYNPAGLNLENFCRELVEDFSIVESRVCEIVFTCHSENTSAVMDEGLLHYMLINLLSNAVKYSPRGGNIQLDLICDPIEKVAIFYIQDQGMGIPEPDQTRLFESFYRASNVQSIQGTGLGLVIVKRCVDAHRGKISVTSQVGVGTKFTVILPLNSESSLIEAIKEGTESNRKEDLDPT
- a CDS encoding rhodanese-related sulfurtransferase → MKPENIQVVAALYKFVKLPDFAEKRAPLLSYCQAQDVKGTILLAQEGINGTIAGSRQSIDSVLWFLRSDPRLADLESKESYAETPPFERMKVRLKPEIVTLGLPEIDPNEQVGTYVSPQEWNDLISDPEVTVIDTRNDYEVNIGTFQGAENPQTGSFREFPDYVRHHLDPAKHTKVALFCTGGIRCEKASSFMLAQGFAEVYHLKGGILKYLEEVPAQESLWQGECFVFDERVAVSHGLEEGSCERCFCCGRPISEEDKVSPKYEQGISCPYCFDSLTEEKRARQQEKWRHYQREQGIGNRE
- a CDS encoding DUF2127 domain-containing protein is translated as MKKRPLGLVAIVLYKSFAALLLMVTSIALLLTLKNYQTLEAFSENYVLEGKSMIINWLLKKVINLNPRTLAFSSIGTGIYAIVTTIEAIGLWYEKRWAHVLVLGLVGISIPPEIYELIQGISPIKMFIFVLNLAVFGYLFRNFPKHQTTARSH